Proteins encoded in a region of the Devosia sp. RR2S18 genome:
- a CDS encoding helix-turn-helix transcriptional regulator: protein MARTDRLFRLLQLMRQMPPPITAARLAEAMEVSLRSLYRDIDSLRAAGARIEGERGYGYRLVEDYALPPQTFSREEIEVIALGLAEVKAMRDPAMSAAANAVLSKVAATLPSDREQQLLHAVSRVYRPDRQLSAPVFLDAVREACWHEYALDISYSDGAGAISNRRILPLAIMYSERTLTVLAWCCLRRDFRMFRLDRLQSVRKGDENFRPRRATMLRDYIAQLETGGTRSG from the coding sequence ATGGCCCGAACAGACCGGCTTTTTCGCCTGCTTCAACTCATGCGGCAGATGCCGCCACCCATCACGGCCGCCAGATTGGCCGAAGCCATGGAAGTTTCTCTGCGGTCGCTCTATCGCGACATCGATAGCCTCCGCGCTGCAGGCGCTCGAATCGAGGGGGAGCGTGGTTATGGCTATCGGCTGGTCGAAGACTACGCTCTGCCGCCGCAAACCTTTTCCAGGGAGGAAATCGAGGTCATCGCCCTCGGGCTCGCTGAAGTGAAGGCAATGCGGGACCCTGCCATGTCTGCGGCCGCAAACGCGGTACTGTCGAAGGTTGCTGCGACACTGCCCAGCGACCGCGAACAGCAACTCCTCCATGCGGTTTCTCGCGTTTATCGCCCGGACCGGCAGCTAAGCGCCCCAGTGTTTCTGGATGCCGTTCGGGAGGCCTGTTGGCATGAATACGCCCTCGACATCAGCTATTCTGACGGTGCCGGCGCCATCAGCAACCGGCGCATCCTGCCACTCGCCATCATGTACTCCGAACGGACGTTGACGGTTTTGGCCTGGTGCTGCTTGCGGCGGGATTTCCGCATGTTCCGGCTTGATCGCCTGCAGAGTGTCCGCAAGGGAGACGAGAACTTTCGCCCCCGCCGAGCCACGATGCTGCGAGACTACATAGCGCAACTGGAGACGGGCGGGACGAGAAGTGGGTGA
- a CDS encoding TetR/AcrR family transcriptional regulator, producing the protein MDKREIIIAGASSVFEASGFRGVGVDAVLAPSGASTRTLYKHFGSRDGLVRAVLEKRHRHFMARLEGKNPADPFADLFDQLQLWLDEHGARGCMLLRARSEYAGASAEIVALVRTQKAEFEREIARRVAQNLGREDPALAVQIWLLFEGATAAASVSANAVVGEAKRAASALVALAKERSQ; encoded by the coding sequence ATGGACAAGCGCGAGATCATCATCGCCGGCGCGAGTAGTGTATTCGAGGCAAGTGGGTTCCGTGGGGTTGGCGTCGATGCAGTGCTCGCACCCTCGGGGGCGTCGACGCGCACGCTTTACAAGCACTTTGGCTCACGCGACGGATTAGTGCGAGCGGTGCTGGAGAAGCGGCATCGACACTTCATGGCGCGGCTGGAAGGGAAGAACCCAGCTGATCCTTTTGCGGACCTCTTCGACCAGTTGCAGCTTTGGCTGGATGAGCATGGGGCACGCGGCTGCATGCTGTTGCGGGCGCGCAGCGAATATGCCGGCGCTAGCGCGGAGATAGTGGCTCTTGTGCGCACGCAGAAGGCGGAATTCGAGCGCGAGATTGCCCGGCGCGTCGCTCAAAACCTGGGACGCGAAGATCCGGCTCTGGCGGTGCAGATATGGCTGCTGTTTGAAGGCGCGACGGCGGCGGCGAGTGTGTCGGCGAACGCCGTCGTGGGCGAAGCGAAGCGGGCGGCCAGCGCGCTTGTGGCTCTTGCAAAAGAGCGGTCGCAATGA
- a CDS encoding glutathione S-transferase, which yields MTRVALTGNGTFGRQELADYELLYWSVPFRGQFVRAVLAFAGTTWTEGGDQKIADLMEGPIADMPVPFMGPPVLIDRKADFAIAEMPAIILYLGEALELLPDTPQLRAMTMKIVNDANDVIDEITLNGGQQMWTEERWREYVPRLKKWMSLWEETGRRYGLEADAGHILGGSTPGIADVITATLWTTMTERFSSVRAVFEEMAPMTAALCRRISSLPSLAALADDARRDYGTAYAGGQIGASMAKVLNG from the coding sequence ATGACCCGCGTTGCCCTCACTGGCAACGGCACGTTCGGGAGACAAGAATTGGCCGATTATGAGCTTCTGTATTGGTCCGTCCCTTTTCGTGGACAGTTCGTACGAGCTGTCCTGGCATTTGCCGGCACGACTTGGACCGAGGGCGGAGATCAAAAAATCGCTGATCTGATGGAGGGGCCAATTGCGGACATGCCTGTGCCCTTCATGGGACCGCCCGTGCTGATCGATCGAAAAGCCGATTTCGCCATCGCGGAAATGCCGGCCATTATCCTGTATCTCGGCGAAGCGCTGGAGCTCCTCCCCGACACTCCGCAGCTGCGGGCAATGACCATGAAAATCGTCAATGATGCAAACGACGTCATTGACGAAATCACCCTCAACGGGGGCCAACAGATGTGGACGGAAGAGCGCTGGCGGGAGTACGTACCGCGCCTCAAGAAATGGATGAGCCTCTGGGAAGAGACTGGCCGGCGGTATGGACTTGAAGCCGATGCCGGCCACATCCTAGGCGGCAGCACGCCGGGCATAGCCGATGTGATTACCGCCACCCTATGGACCACAATGACCGAGCGCTTCAGTTCGGTTCGTGCGGTCTTTGAGGAAATGGCGCCCATGACGGCAGCCCTGTGCAGGAGGATATCGTCTCTGCCGTCACTCGCCGCCTTGGCAGATGACGCGCGCCGTGACTACGGAACGGCTTATGCCGGCGGGCAAATTGGTGCTTCCATGGCTAAGGTGCTGAACGGCTGA
- a CDS encoding SDR family oxidoreductase, with product MTDTNRIALVTGANKGIGLEIARQLAQAGVTVLLGARDTARGEQAASMLVAAALTVKPIKIDVNDNATITAAAEEISNTYGRLDILVNNAGIVDAADGPPSVAAVAAARRLMETNFLGTLAVTQAMLPLLRRSQAGRIVNLSTTLGSLAINGDPTSPYYDARLIGYNASKAALNMLTVQLAAELKDAPIVVNSVAPGYVRTDLTGHNGFMTPAEGARLPVEYALLGEDAVSGRFVEPQGTAPW from the coding sequence ATGACAGATACGAACCGCATCGCCCTTGTCACCGGCGCCAACAAAGGGATCGGGCTGGAGATTGCACGCCAGCTTGCGCAGGCTGGTGTGACGGTTCTGCTCGGCGCGCGCGATACGGCGCGCGGAGAGCAGGCTGCATCCATGCTCGTCGCAGCAGCACTGACCGTCAAACCCATCAAAATCGACGTCAATGACAATGCTACCATCACCGCTGCCGCCGAAGAAATCTCAAACACTTACGGGCGGTTGGACATTCTGGTGAACAATGCCGGCATCGTGGATGCCGCTGACGGTCCACCGTCGGTCGCTGCGGTCGCTGCGGCCCGCAGGCTAATGGAGACCAATTTCCTAGGCACCCTCGCAGTCACCCAAGCCATGCTGCCCTTGCTGCGTCGATCCCAAGCTGGTCGGATCGTCAATCTCTCGACCACGTTGGGCTCGCTTGCAATCAACGGTGACCCAACCTCTCCGTACTATGATGCACGGTTGATCGGCTACAATGCCTCCAAGGCAGCGCTCAACATGCTTACGGTGCAGTTGGCAGCTGAACTCAAGGATGCACCGATCGTCGTCAACTCCGTGGCACCCGGCTACGTCAGAACGGACCTGACCGGCCACAACGGCTTCATGACGCCCGCTGAGGGCGCGCGCCTGCCGGTCGAATACGCCCTGCTAGGCGAGGATGCCGTTTCCGGCCGCTTTGTGGAACCACAGGGCACCGCTCCCTGGTAG
- a CDS encoding TetR/AcrR family transcriptional regulator, with amino-acid sequence MDATPPLHLKSRKKPRQARSEITVEAIFEATIQVLLSDGIHRLTTTRVAARAGVSVGTMYQYFPHKQALLYALNERYLELLAQRMERACLEQHGAPTATMMEALVTSYWEAKTERSDVTRALYTSVVELDNSALIGAFSARMDAATAAMLGSASDAHYADISLVNTTLISVVFGTVRNVFERNLPHSVQMDIRRQLIAMCQSYLLASSN; translated from the coding sequence ATGGACGCAACACCCCCCTTGCACCTGAAGTCCCGGAAAAAGCCGCGTCAGGCTCGCTCAGAGATCACGGTCGAAGCTATATTCGAGGCGACTATTCAGGTTTTGCTGAGCGACGGCATACACCGGTTGACGACGACCCGAGTCGCCGCTCGGGCCGGCGTCTCGGTCGGGACCATGTATCAGTACTTCCCGCACAAACAGGCGTTGCTCTATGCGCTTAACGAGCGATATCTCGAGCTACTCGCCCAGCGTATGGAGAGGGCGTGCTTGGAGCAGCACGGAGCCCCTACAGCCACAATGATGGAGGCCCTTGTCACCTCCTATTGGGAGGCCAAAACAGAACGCAGCGATGTGACTCGGGCGCTCTACACTTCCGTCGTCGAACTCGATAACTCGGCACTCATCGGAGCTTTCTCTGCGCGCATGGATGCTGCTACGGCGGCGATGTTGGGGAGTGCCTCAGATGCACACTATGCCGACATTTCCCTCGTGAACACCACCCTGATATCGGTGGTCTTCGGCACTGTTCGCAATGTGTTCGAACGCAACCTGCCTCACTCAGTGCAGATGGACATCCGACGCCAGCTGATCGCCATGTGCCAATCATACCTACTGGCATCATCGAATTAG
- a CDS encoding riboflavin synthase, with the protein MFSGIIEKLGRVTTIERQGGSLVLQLETGYPDLELGESVAVNGVCLTVTAFASEGMATFFVSPETIDRTNLGRLAPGKLVNLERSVRLETRLSGHLVQGHVDGTAFLSAILPEAGSRRLEFQIPAELARYCVEKGSIALNGISLTVNGITDAVSGKASLFVTIIPHTWDHTNLQSIEVGDALNVEVDVIAKYVERLCQPYPKH; encoded by the coding sequence ATGTTCTCGGGCATAATTGAGAAACTGGGACGTGTCACAACCATAGAGCGCCAAGGCGGAAGCCTCGTGCTGCAGCTTGAGACCGGCTATCCTGATCTAGAGCTGGGGGAGAGCGTCGCGGTCAACGGCGTCTGCTTGACCGTGACCGCGTTCGCGTCAGAAGGGATGGCGACGTTCTTCGTCAGTCCCGAGACGATCGATCGAACCAATTTGGGGCGGTTGGCGCCCGGAAAGCTCGTCAACCTGGAGCGCTCCGTCCGCCTGGAAACCCGGCTTTCGGGACATCTGGTGCAAGGCCATGTGGATGGCACAGCCTTTCTGAGCGCGATCTTGCCCGAAGCGGGATCGCGTCGTCTCGAGTTCCAGATTCCAGCGGAGCTGGCGCGCTACTGCGTCGAGAAGGGCTCCATTGCCCTCAATGGCATAAGCCTCACGGTCAACGGGATCACCGATGCGGTGTCCGGCAAAGCGTCGCTCTTTGTGACCATAATTCCCCACACCTGGGATCACACCAACCTGCAGTCCATTGAGGTCGGTGACGCCCTCAACGTCGAAGTCGACGTCATTGCCAAATATGTGGAGCGCCTATGTCAGCCCTATCCAAAGCACTAG
- a CDS encoding VOC family protein, translating into MAVKTVAHVNFRGQAREALSFYASVFVGDVAIVTHAQAYGTTDEAEANLVSWGQVVSTDGFALMAYDVPAAMPFDAGEIPFFVSVRGADADEISAYWKKLTEGATIIQPLAQSGWAKLYGMVKDKFGVTWVLDVPAYPA; encoded by the coding sequence ATGGCAGTGAAAACAGTCGCCCACGTCAACTTCCGCGGTCAGGCACGCGAGGCGTTGAGCTTCTATGCGAGCGTGTTCGTAGGCGATGTCGCCATCGTCACCCACGCCCAGGCCTATGGCACGACAGATGAGGCGGAAGCGAACCTAGTCAGCTGGGGTCAGGTGGTCTCGACGGACGGTTTCGCCCTCATGGCGTACGACGTCCCCGCTGCCATGCCTTTCGATGCAGGCGAGATCCCCTTCTTCGTTTCTGTGCGGGGCGCTGACGCTGACGAGATCTCCGCCTATTGGAAAAAGCTCACCGAGGGCGCAACAATTATCCAACCGCTGGCGCAGTCCGGCTGGGCCAAGCTTTATGGGATGGTCAAGGACAAGTTCGGCGTGACTTGGGTCCTCGACGTGCCCGCTTACCCCGCATGA
- a CDS encoding ABC transporter ATP-binding protein, with protein MKIDLALISPPLRTILAKYLKTARLALLAVLVTTMVGTLTSIGAPYLFSRLIDQLNSATMVSGLVWGFMVYAVLMGAAYAFQRMSSFLTFMTSESLNFVTSTSFFARLVEKTSTFFLDHNPAEIESAQHKGASALNIVVQFALAAILPSVAQLVLALGLLGTVLNFDIALIVFAYGVVYVALVTHATSVTRPHLDEAIEQSQASSRFIGNAISSMETLRQFQSDQWMIGQFTSRERSVLEAFGRYATTQVKYASVFGLALTAQFAITLWLLVPRVTSGELTVGDLVLFNTLLLQLNMPFQMMGQAIQQLAQSYSNFLPFARMWQAEAHVEPTSRHPFALTEGVVAFTEVSFVYPNGRGLSPTSFTAQRGTITYITGDTGAGKSTLFKLLLKAMPPASGTITVDRTDLDAVSRSDWFAQVAAVPQDIVLLNDTLATNIVLGRAFDTARLQRAAKRAAILDFIEGLDAGFDTIVGERGLKLSGGERQRIAIARALYGDPAIVLLDEANSALDAESEKSIMDQLRLIRDEVTIIAITHRLSVIAPDDKVVRIGLQRK; from the coding sequence GTGAAAATCGACCTGGCTCTGATCTCGCCGCCACTTCGCACCATTCTCGCAAAGTACCTCAAGACCGCTCGGCTGGCGTTGCTCGCAGTGCTTGTCACCACCATGGTTGGCACGCTCACCAGTATCGGCGCTCCCTATCTCTTCTCGCGGCTGATCGACCAGCTCAATTCCGCGACAATGGTCAGCGGTCTTGTCTGGGGCTTCATGGTCTACGCAGTCCTCATGGGAGCTGCCTACGCCTTTCAGCGGATGTCCAGCTTTCTGACATTCATGACGTCGGAGAGCCTGAACTTCGTCACGTCCACCTCGTTCTTCGCGAGACTGGTGGAGAAGACCTCGACCTTTTTTCTCGATCATAACCCGGCTGAGATCGAAAGTGCCCAGCACAAGGGTGCAAGCGCTCTCAACATAGTGGTGCAGTTTGCCCTCGCGGCGATCCTTCCCAGCGTCGCACAGCTTGTCCTGGCTCTTGGCCTGCTCGGGACCGTGCTGAACTTCGACATCGCGCTTATCGTATTTGCCTATGGCGTGGTGTACGTGGCGCTCGTTACCCATGCGACTTCGGTGACCCGGCCGCATCTCGACGAAGCCATCGAGCAATCCCAGGCAAGCTCACGCTTCATCGGCAACGCCATATCCTCAATGGAAACGCTGCGTCAGTTTCAGTCAGACCAGTGGATGATTGGCCAGTTCACAAGTCGTGAGCGATCGGTGCTCGAGGCCTTCGGGCGGTACGCGACGACCCAGGTGAAATATGCATCTGTTTTCGGCCTGGCGCTCACCGCACAGTTCGCCATCACCCTCTGGCTGCTGGTTCCGCGCGTCACGTCCGGCGAGTTGACGGTGGGGGATCTTGTCTTGTTCAACACGCTCCTTCTCCAACTCAACATGCCCTTCCAGATGATGGGGCAGGCCATCCAGCAGTTGGCCCAGTCCTACTCGAACTTCCTTCCTTTCGCCCGGATGTGGCAGGCAGAGGCTCATGTGGAACCGACGAGCCGCCATCCCTTCGCCCTCACCGAGGGCGTTGTCGCGTTCACCGAGGTCTCGTTCGTTTACCCCAATGGCCGCGGCCTTTCCCCAACCAGCTTCACCGCCCAGCGCGGCACCATCACCTACATCACGGGCGACACGGGCGCCGGCAAGTCCACTCTGTTCAAGTTGCTCTTGAAAGCCATGCCGCCGGCGAGCGGGACCATTACGGTCGACCGCACTGATCTCGATGCGGTCTCCCGCTCGGATTGGTTTGCCCAGGTGGCTGCGGTGCCGCAGGACATTGTGCTGTTGAATGATACGCTGGCGACCAACATCGTTCTGGGCCGCGCGTTCGACACGGCCCGCCTCCAACGCGCCGCCAAACGGGCAGCAATCCTCGACTTCATCGAAGGCTTGGATGCTGGTTTTGACACCATCGTCGGCGAGCGAGGCCTGAAGCTCTCCGGTGGCGAACGCCAGCGCATCGCCATTGCTCGCGCGCTCTATGGCGACCCCGCTATCGTGCTGCTGGATGAAGCCAATTCAGCGCTCGACGCCGAGTCGGAAAAGTCCATCATGGACCAATTGCGGCTCATCAGGGATGAAGTCACCATTATAGCGATCACCCACCGTCTCAGTGTCATCGCACCCGACGACAAGGTCGTCAGAATTGGGCTGCAGCGGAAGTAG
- a CDS encoding Gfo/Idh/MocA family protein: protein MSNPIKVGLIGLGEVAQLMHLPLLADDSRFRVTAITDVSPSLVGYVAERYGIPTRHQDAASLIADPTIDAVFILTPDHLHAELLEQAIRSGKHVFIEKPACLTAEQLRPILDIAQRPGQIVFVGYMRRFSRPFLELKKRLPPLPAIRHVRVRDIIREAPFFVRQTRNVFKPDDLAPELIAEGRARTQSMLHSVMGEDCPPDALRAYQVLTGLSSHSFSAMRDLLGAPKSCSYAVQHGGETVVAVFDYGHFTAVYEAVIDEVSRFDAGIEVLTNNQHFKLNYDTPYIRNLPTRLEITTSSDSETGTEIIGPVYEDPFRIELSAFYDSITSGQPGRTTLEDSLQDLMLFKDVARHFHSSST, encoded by the coding sequence ATGAGCAACCCGATCAAGGTGGGGCTGATTGGCCTGGGTGAAGTCGCCCAGCTCATGCACCTGCCGCTGTTGGCGGACGACAGCCGCTTTCGCGTCACCGCGATCACCGACGTGTCGCCCAGCCTGGTCGGCTATGTGGCGGAGCGCTACGGCATTCCCACACGTCATCAGGACGCGGCGAGCCTGATCGCCGACCCGACCATCGACGCCGTTTTCATCCTGACGCCGGACCACCTGCACGCCGAGCTGCTGGAGCAGGCGATCCGGTCCGGCAAGCACGTCTTCATTGAAAAGCCCGCCTGTTTGACGGCCGAGCAGCTGCGCCCCATCCTCGACATCGCGCAAAGGCCCGGCCAGATCGTCTTCGTCGGCTACATGCGCCGGTTCTCGCGGCCCTTTCTTGAACTCAAGAAGCGCCTGCCGCCGCTCCCGGCCATTCGTCATGTTCGGGTGCGCGACATCATCCGCGAGGCGCCGTTCTTCGTCCGCCAGACCCGCAATGTCTTTAAACCCGACGACTTGGCGCCCGAACTCATCGCTGAAGGTCGGGCGCGGACCCAGTCCATGCTCCACTCGGTTATGGGCGAGGATTGCCCGCCCGACGCACTCCGTGCCTACCAAGTGCTCACGGGCCTCTCCTCCCACAGCTTTTCGGCCATGCGGGATCTGTTAGGCGCGCCAAAAAGCTGTTCTTACGCCGTTCAGCATGGCGGTGAAACTGTGGTTGCCGTTTTTGACTACGGCCATTTTACCGCGGTTTATGAAGCAGTTATCGACGAGGTTTCACGCTTTGATGCCGGTATCGAAGTGCTCACAAACAACCAGCATTTCAAGCTAAACTACGACACACCCTATATCCGCAACCTGCCCACGCGCCTGGAAATCACCACCTCCAGCGACAGCGAAACAGGCACCGAAATTATCGGGCCGGTTTACGAAGACCCTTTCCGCATCGAGCTCTCGGCCTTCTACGACAGCATCACTAGCGGCCAGCCCGGACGAACGACCCTCGAAGACTCCCTTCAGGATCTCATGCTGTTCAAGGACGTTGCCCGACACTTTCATTCGTCCAGCACATAG
- the ribB gene encoding 3,4-dihydroxy-2-butanone-4-phosphate synthase, translated as MSALSKALADLRSGKMVVLVDDEDRENEGDLILAAQHVTPEAINFMAMQGRGLICLALEGAQVDRLGLPPMVSANRARRATAFTISIEARDGITTGISAHDRARTIQVAADPAVNPMDVVSPGHVFPLRSADGGVLVRNGHTEGSIDLMRLAGLQRSAVICEVMRDDGQMARRPDLEAFALRHGLAVVSIRDIVDHRLRTEKLIEEVGSAELPTVFSDEPMRVHAFRSILDGSEHVAVVKHPLPDIPLVRLHSECLTGDALGSLRCDCGPQLQEAMRLISGSEGGALIYLRGQEGRGIGLANKIRAYALQDKGQDTYDANTTLGFAPDARDYGMAAQILQSLGIKQLDLLSNNPAKATALEHLGVSVREMRPLVIPPNPFNQAYLATKREKFGHTFTHQ; from the coding sequence ATGTCAGCCCTATCCAAAGCACTAGCCGACCTCCGCTCCGGCAAGATGGTCGTGCTAGTGGACGATGAAGACCGCGAGAACGAGGGCGACCTCATCCTGGCAGCCCAGCATGTGACGCCCGAAGCGATCAACTTCATGGCCATGCAGGGCAGGGGATTGATCTGTCTGGCGCTGGAAGGTGCCCAGGTGGATCGGCTTGGCTTGCCGCCTATGGTATCAGCCAATCGTGCCCGCCGGGCCACCGCGTTCACGATCTCAATCGAAGCGCGCGACGGCATCACCACGGGCATCTCGGCGCATGACCGGGCCAGAACCATTCAGGTCGCCGCCGATCCCGCCGTCAATCCTATGGACGTCGTCTCACCGGGCCATGTGTTTCCTCTTCGCAGTGCGGATGGTGGTGTTCTGGTCCGTAACGGGCATACCGAGGGCTCGATTGATCTCATGCGACTTGCCGGGCTGCAGCGCTCAGCCGTTATCTGCGAGGTGATGCGAGACGACGGGCAGATGGCCCGCAGGCCGGATCTGGAGGCGTTCGCGCTCCGCCACGGACTGGCCGTGGTAAGCATCAGGGACATTGTCGATCATCGGCTGCGCACCGAGAAGCTGATCGAGGAAGTCGGTAGTGCCGAACTGCCCACGGTTTTTTCCGACGAGCCCATGCGGGTTCATGCATTCCGGTCCATCTTGGATGGCAGCGAGCACGTCGCTGTGGTCAAGCACCCATTGCCTGACATACCCTTGGTTCGGCTGCATTCAGAGTGTCTGACCGGCGATGCTCTGGGTTCACTGCGGTGTGACTGCGGCCCTCAGCTTCAGGAGGCAATGCGCCTGATTTCTGGGAGCGAGGGCGGCGCCCTCATCTATCTGCGGGGGCAGGAGGGGCGCGGTATTGGTCTCGCCAACAAGATCCGGGCCTATGCGCTGCAAGACAAGGGCCAGGACACTTACGACGCCAACACGACCCTGGGCTTCGCCCCCGACGCTCGGGATTACGGCATGGCGGCGCAAATACTCCAGTCGCTGGGCATCAAGCAACTCGATCTCTTGAGCAACAATCCGGCCAAGGCCACGGCGCTGGAGCACCTCGGTGTCTCCGTGCGCGAGATGCGGCCGCTCGTCATTCCACCCAATCCATTCAATCAAGCCTATCTCGCCACCAAGCGCGAGAAGTTTGGGCACACCTTCACCCATCAATAG
- the ribD gene encoding bifunctional diaminohydroxyphosphoribosylaminopyrimidine deaminase/5-amino-6-(5-phosphoribosylamino)uracil reductase RibD yields the protein MGRNQTDPNLSLSGAILARAFARAIEAAKAFEGATAPNPPVGCVLLDAQGNELAIAAHQKAGERHAEALAISLCRQAGLVERIHTVVVTLEPCNHTGRTPPCTDAILSTPARAVWIGSQDPNDSVVGSGGERLRDAGLEVHYLADLQHPRRAELLPVAERLIAPFHKRIRTGLPWVTVKRAVRPDGSMIPPAGQKTFTSPRSLTFAHHLRRRADVIATGSGTILADNPEFTVRHVPDVLHKHRLLAIFDRERRVPAAYLNAARERGFSVSIEDALPAAFRRFAEEGALEVLVEAGPRLTAEVLKSSLWDELILIEQGGSSGSEDRITIHPRDGALHELTEKDHDVLGHN from the coding sequence ATGGGGCGAAACCAGACAGATCCCAACCTTTCCCTGAGCGGCGCCATATTAGCGCGCGCTTTTGCGCGGGCAATCGAAGCTGCCAAGGCGTTCGAAGGCGCCACGGCACCCAATCCTCCCGTGGGCTGCGTCTTACTCGATGCGCAGGGAAACGAACTTGCCATCGCGGCCCACCAGAAAGCTGGCGAGCGACACGCCGAAGCCCTTGCCATTAGCCTCTGTCGCCAAGCAGGGTTGGTCGAGCGCATCCATACCGTCGTGGTGACGCTCGAGCCTTGCAATCACACCGGGCGCACACCGCCTTGCACCGATGCAATTCTCTCCACCCCAGCGCGCGCCGTCTGGATCGGCAGCCAAGATCCCAATGACAGCGTGGTAGGTTCTGGGGGCGAGCGCCTGCGGGACGCAGGGCTGGAGGTGCATTACCTTGCCGATCTCCAGCATCCGCGCCGAGCCGAGCTCTTGCCAGTGGCAGAGCGGCTTATCGCGCCATTTCATAAGCGCATCCGCACCGGCTTGCCCTGGGTGACGGTCAAACGGGCGGTGCGGCCAGATGGCAGCATGATACCCCCTGCAGGACAGAAGACCTTCACCTCACCGCGCTCCTTGACCTTTGCCCATCACCTGCGCCGGCGGGCGGATGTGATCGCGACGGGTTCGGGCACCATACTCGCTGACAATCCGGAGTTTACCGTTCGGCACGTGCCGGACGTCCTCCACAAGCATCGACTGCTGGCGATCTTTGACCGAGAAAGGCGCGTTCCTGCCGCTTACCTCAATGCGGCCCGAGAGCGCGGCTTCAGCGTGTCGATCGAGGACGCGTTGCCCGCAGCCTTCCGCCGCTTTGCCGAGGAGGGAGCACTGGAGGTGCTAGTCGAGGCGGGTCCACGCCTAACCGCCGAGGTGCTCAAGAGTTCGCTTTGGGACGAGCTCATTCTCATCGAGCAGGGCGGATCCTCCGGATCAGAAGACCGCATCACCATTCATCCGCGCGACGGCGCACTGCATGAGCTAACGGAAAAGGACCACGATGTTCTCGGGCATAATTGA
- a CDS encoding MFS transporter has protein sequence MRGKVNLVAAAFALTALTYGLARFAYGLMLPDIRRDLAIDAAGAGWIGGGAFAAYCLGIGATFMVGTKFSSRQQTVVAGILAVSGLALAASAASAWTLGLAMALAGLSTGLTSPPLATAVAQTFDSMQRPRANGAINAGTAAGIIFSGVAVILFPGSWRGLYILFASIGAGVSVWLIFVMPQRANDDQTSRVSLQHLSRVGTAKLCISALLAGAASTAVWTFGANVLREDAHFTDVQIATAWIVLGVAGIVGIGTGILTGRFGTARVHRFAIGGMALSLVGLALAPQAPWLGFAVMAVFGFAYIVSSGVFLLWGIELYADQPAFGLGLPFLMLALGQTIGAPLFGTLWDNMGSAPALGCFAVLMCTALLWSPGPAAPLWLHRPVAG, from the coding sequence ATGAGGGGCAAGGTCAACTTGGTTGCTGCCGCTTTCGCGCTCACCGCTCTCACCTATGGCCTGGCGCGGTTTGCCTATGGACTGATGCTGCCCGATATCCGTCGCGATCTCGCGATTGACGCGGCAGGTGCTGGATGGATTGGGGGTGGTGCCTTTGCTGCCTACTGTCTCGGCATCGGCGCAACATTCATGGTTGGCACCAAGTTTAGCTCTCGCCAGCAGACCGTTGTTGCCGGCATCCTTGCGGTCAGTGGCTTGGCGCTTGCCGCATCCGCAGCATCGGCCTGGACCCTGGGCTTGGCGATGGCACTGGCGGGCTTAAGCACTGGGCTGACCTCGCCACCCCTAGCAACAGCGGTGGCACAGACCTTCGACTCCATGCAGCGACCTCGGGCTAATGGCGCAATCAACGCCGGCACGGCCGCAGGCATCATCTTTTCTGGCGTTGCGGTCATCTTGTTTCCGGGCAGTTGGAGGGGCCTCTATATTCTCTTCGCGAGCATCGGTGCTGGCGTGAGCGTCTGGCTCATTTTCGTCATGCCTCAGCGCGCGAACGACGACCAAACCTCCAGAGTCTCGCTGCAGCATCTAAGCCGCGTTGGTACGGCCAAGCTGTGCATCAGCGCTCTGCTGGCGGGAGCAGCCAGCACTGCAGTTTGGACCTTTGGCGCTAATGTCCTGCGGGAGGATGCGCACTTCACAGACGTGCAGATTGCCACGGCGTGGATCGTGTTGGGCGTTGCCGGTATCGTCGGGATCGGAACGGGGATACTGACCGGGCGCTTCGGTACCGCTCGCGTTCACCGCTTCGCCATCGGCGGCATGGCGCTGTCGCTGGTCGGACTTGCGCTAGCGCCGCAAGCGCCATGGCTCGGCTTTGCGGTCATGGCCGTGTTCGGGTTCGCCTATATTGTGTCGAGCGGGGTATTCCTGTTGTGGGGCATCGAGCTCTATGCCGACCAGCCTGCATTCGGGCTGGGCCTGCCGTTCCTGATGCTTGCACTTGGGCAAACAATAGGCGCGCCGCTATTCGGGACGCTTTGGGACAACATGGGCAGCGCTCCAGCGCTCGGATGCTTCGCGGTTCTCATGTGCACGGCCTTGCTCTGGTCCCCTGGTCCCGCCGCCCCGCTTTGGCTTCATCGTCCCGTAGCTGGATAG